The following proteins are encoded in a genomic region of Corallococcus silvisoli:
- the rplK gene encoding 50S ribosomal protein L11 yields the protein MKKVTGQVKLQIPAGKANPAPPIGPALGQQGVNIMEFCKQFNAKTQAEAKEGLIIPVIITVYQDRSFTFILKTPPAAILIKKAAGLHTEKKKGSGAKKPGKEKVGQITRKQLEEIANKKIQDTTAASIEACMNTIAGTARSMGIDVVG from the coding sequence ATGAAGAAGGTCACAGGTCAGGTCAAGTTGCAGATCCCCGCCGGCAAGGCGAACCCCGCCCCGCCGATCGGTCCCGCCCTCGGTCAGCAGGGTGTGAACATCATGGAGTTCTGCAAGCAGTTCAACGCCAAGACGCAGGCGGAGGCCAAGGAGGGTCTGATCATCCCGGTGATCATCACCGTGTATCAGGACCGCTCCTTCACCTTCATCCTGAAGACGCCCCCCGCCGCCATCCTCATCAAGAAGGCCGCGGGTCTCCACACGGAGAAGAAGAAGGGTTCGGGCGCGAAGAAGCCGGGCAAGGAGAAGGTGGGGCAGATCACCCGCAAGCAGCTCGAGGAGATCGCCAACAAGAAGATCCAGGACACCACCGCCGCGTCCATCGAAGCCTGCATGAACACCATTGCTGGCACCGCGCGCTCCATGGGCATCGACGTCGTCGGCTAG
- the rplA gene encoding 50S ribosomal protein L1 has protein sequence MATNGKKFRASSELVDRNKRYAVAEGFALLKKTVDSRATKYDQTVDVAINLGVDPKHADQMVRGAVVLPHGTGATVRVAVFAKGERATEATNAGADIVGAEDLQKRIEEGFLDFDTVIATPDMMGVVGRLGKVLGPRGLMPNPKVGTVTMDVAKAIRDSKGGKVDFRAEKAGIVHAKMGKASFAADKLEANFNALVDLVMKLKPATAKGVYLKGIAISTTMGPGIKLDTTEILARHR, from the coding sequence ATGGCTACCAATGGAAAGAAGTTCCGCGCGTCCTCCGAGCTGGTGGACCGCAACAAGCGCTACGCAGTCGCCGAGGGCTTCGCGCTGCTGAAGAAGACGGTGGACTCGCGCGCGACGAAGTACGACCAGACGGTGGATGTCGCCATCAACCTGGGCGTGGACCCGAAGCACGCGGACCAGATGGTCCGTGGCGCCGTGGTGCTCCCGCACGGCACCGGCGCCACCGTGCGCGTCGCCGTGTTCGCCAAGGGCGAGCGCGCCACCGAGGCCACCAACGCCGGCGCGGACATCGTGGGCGCGGAGGACCTCCAGAAGCGCATCGAGGAGGGCTTCCTCGACTTCGACACCGTCATCGCGACGCCGGACATGATGGGCGTCGTCGGCCGCCTCGGTAAGGTGCTCGGTCCCCGCGGCCTCATGCCGAACCCGAAGGTGGGCACGGTGACCATGGATGTCGCCAAGGCCATCCGCGACTCCAAGGGCGGTAAGGTGGACTTCCGCGCGGAGAAGGCGGGCATCGTCCACGCGAAGATGGGCAAGGCCTCCTTCGCCGCGGACAAGCTCGAGGCGAACTTCAACGCGCTGGTGGACCTGGTGATGAAGCTCAAGCCGGCCACCGCCAAGGGCGTGTACCTGAAGGGCATCGCCATCTCGACGACCATGGGGCCGGGCATCAAGCTCGACACCACGGAAATCCTGGCGCGTCACCGCTAG